The Vanacampus margaritifer isolate UIUO_Vmar chromosome 16, RoL_Vmar_1.0, whole genome shotgun sequence genome includes the window CCTATTCTGGACAACTTCAAATAAAGAGGCAATGCCAAAATTGAAAACGGAACATAAATGAGGCACGCATGTTTTCAGAGCAGTCGCTTTTGAATCTTTTGATAATTTCTTCGTAACTCTTAATATCTGCGCAAAGGCGAGAACAATCATCATCAGTTGAGGTAAGACCATCAACCCAAGAAGCAAAAGCCCAACGATATTTATATGGGACGCATTTGAACATGCGTTTTTGACCAATTCCATGTTGACACAATACAGCTTCGGGATGACTCGTCCACAAAAACTCAGCTGCAGAGTGAGACTGAAAAAACACGCAAATGCAACGAATGGATAAAGACCCACAACTGCAATCAGTTTGGTGACCTTTGAAGGGGTCATGATGCTGTGGTAGTGCAGCGGGTAACAGATGGCGACAAAACGGTCGTAAGCCAGAAGAGCTAATATACAAAACTCCGAAGTTGCGTACGTGTGCAGGAAGTAGACTTGACTCATGCACACATTGACGCTAATCTCGTGTGTCTTTGACAGGAGTACGCTCATAACCGGAAGCAATAGCGAGCTGCTGCCGTAGATCTCATTGAAACATAACATacatgcaaaaatattcatggGCTGGTGCAGCTGTTTGTTTTGGCGAATGACGGCGACCAACAGTACATTTAGGAACATAGTAGCAACATAAagcaagaagaaaagaaaaaagaacacgtGTTTGTGCTTCTCCAGGGTTGCGTACGCCGTCAAGGTGAACGTTAGCGTCGTGGTGTTCTCCATCCTGAAAGAAACTTAAAAGAGAAATGGTGATAATGTAGTACAAGTAGACTGCAGTAACGTCGATATTGTCATGACTCGCGGTTAGGTACCTGTGAACGTGTCATCCGCCTCCACCTAACATGTCCTGTGCAAGGACGTCTTTTTAAGCTTACTCCAGGTGGGCTTGGCTAGCTGTTCGGGGGATTCTGGCACATGGTCGAATTCCTGTTACTATGGTTACATTCCATGAGCTCCCTTGATAGGTTCTGCATTCGCACCTGATTTACACTGTTCTTGATTCATTGATATACACCAGCGTTGTATCTGATAAATCACAACATTCGCCACAAATTAATCGAACACaaaatcaaactttttattttatttattttttttaaacaatatgttTAGTGCTCATACTAGTCTAAAcctggcattctgattaatattggaTTTTTAGAATATGAactaagcaacaaaatccacccgtttttatccatctcagggtggcggccattttgccacttgctgtcaacacAGCAAATACTAGCAAGATGCGAGGGTTATTGCCTGACAGAAGatataaatgttgttgttgttgaccatTCATACTTCTCAAGAGAACCTTTTTTTCCACCGCAAGCttgcgtttttgtgtgtgcgttttttctTAAAGTGGTGTTGTTGTTAGGCTAGCTAGCTGTGTGG containing:
- the LOC144036514 gene encoding olfactory receptor 52K2-like, which produces MENTTTLTFTLTAYATLEKHKHVFFFLFFLLYVATMFLNVLLVAVIRQNKQLHQPMNIFACMLCFNEIYGSSSLLLPVMSVLLSKTHEISVNVCMSQVYFLHTYATSEFCILALLAYDRFVAICYPLHYHSIMTPSKVTKLIAVVGLYPFVAFACFFSLTLQLSFCGRVIPKLYCVNMELVKNACSNASHINIVGLLLLGLMVLPQLMMIVLAFAQILRVTKKLSKDSKATALKTCVPHLCSVFNFGIASLFEVVQNRFNMSHTAIEARIFLSVYFAIIPPVTNPVLYGLGTYLVRVHIMKLCVKYKILPTKTANRVITT